The window GGCGCAGGCCATCGGCGCTGAGTATACTTTCAGTGACGGAAGAAAACAAAAAGCAGGAACGATCGGTGATGCCGGATGCACTTCATTTTTTCCTTCTAAAAATCTCGGATGCTACGGCGATGGCGGTGCAGTTTATACCAACAATGAAGCGCTCGGAGAAAAGATTCGCATGATTGCCAATCATGGACAGCGTGTACAATATTATCATGAGGTGATCGGCGTGAATTCACGTCTCGATAATATTCAGGCCGCTGTACTCCGCATAAAACTTCCGCATCTCGATGAATATGCTGATGCAAGAAAACGCGCGGCAGAATTTTATGACAAAGCATTTGCGGGAAATAAATTCATCACTACGCCCGCACGGGTGAAACACAGCGATCATGTCTTTCATCAATACACGCTTCAATTGATTGGAGTGGATCGTGGAAAATTACGCGAACATCTCGCAGCAAAAGGAATTCCTTCCATGGTGTATTATCCCGTGCCGCTTCATTTGCAGAAAGCATTTCTCGATCCGCGCTACAGAGAAGGAGATTTCCCGGTCACGGAAAAATTATGCGCGACAGTTCTTTCATTGCCCATTCACACCGAACTCAGCGCAGAAACGCAACAGTATATCGTGAACAGCGTGCTTGAATTTTTACCGAATTAAAAAATCTGGTTATGAATATTGCAGTCGTTGGAACAGGTTATGTAGGATTGGTGACAGGAACCTGTCTTTCAGAAACAGGAAATCATGTGACCTGCGTGGACATTGATGCAGAAAAAGTGGAGAAGATGCGCGACGGTATCATCCCGATCTATGAACCGCATCTCGATCTTCTCTTCGAAAGAAATATCAAGCAGGGACGTTTGCATTTCACCACTCATCTGGAAGAGGCAGTCGCAAAAGCGAAAATTATTTTTCTTGCTCTTCCAACTCCGCCGGGTGAAAATGGTTCCGCCGATCTTTCTTATGTGCTCGGTGTTGCCGAACATCTCGGAAAGATCCTGAAAGAATATACCGTCATCGTCGATAAGAGTACCGTTCCTGTTGGAACTGCAGAAAAAGTTCACGCCGCAATAAAGAAAAATGCAAAAACAGATTTCGATGTAGTTTCGAATCCTGAATTTTTACGCGAGGGATTTGCAGTGGATGATTTCATGAAGCCCGATCGCGTGGTGATAGGAACAGGAAGTGATCGCGCAAAAAAACTCATGGAAGAATTGTACAAACCCTACGTTCGCCAGGGAAACCCGATCCTTTTCATGGATGAAAAATCGGCAGAGTTGACCAAGTATGCGGCGAATGCTTTTCTTGCCACGAAAATTACTTTCATGAATGAGATCGCAAATCTCTGTGAAAAAGTCGGCGCCAATGTGGATATGGTGCGCATCGGAATCGGTTCGGATGATCGTATCGGCAAACGTTTTCTTTTCCCGGGCATCGGTTATGGCGGAAGTTGTTTCCCGAAAGATGTGCAGGCACTCGCACGTTCCGCAAGCGAAGTGAAACAGGAAATGAAAATTCTGAATGCCGTGATGGAGATCAATGAAAAACAAAAAACAGTTATCGTTCCGAAAATCAGCGAGTATTTCAAACACGATCTCAAAGGAAAAAAAATAGCAATGTGGGGACTTGCATTCAAACCCGACACCGATGATATCCGTGAAGCACCCGCTCTCTACATCATTGAAGAATTGCTGAAAGCAGGAGTGTCGATCGAAGCATACGATCCGGAAGCGATGGACAACGTGAATAGAATTCTCGGCGACCGCATCGATTATGGTATGGACGAATATGCCGTGCTCGAAAAAGCAGATGCACTGGTCATCTGCACCGAATGGGGATTGTTCCGTACACCCGATTTCGAGCGGATGGGCACGCTTTTGAAAAACAAAGTTATCTTCGATGGAAGAAACCTCTATTCACCCGAACAGATGAAAGAACTCGGATTTTATTATGCAAGCATAGGAAGGGAGATCGTGAAGTGATCAGGCGGTTCAAAAAATTACGGACACGCGGAGCCGTTGCGGCTAGTTCCCCGCACCTGATCAAAAAGATGCTGGACGAGATCGATTTCTCCAGTACGGAAACGGTGGTTGAATTCGGCGTCGGTGACGGATGTTTTACAGAAGAGATTTTGCGCCGCATGCCGAAAGATTCCAAACTCATCTGTTTTGAAATAGACGCCGATTGCTGTAAAGTGGTGCGTGACAAGATCAGTGATGAACGCCTAATCCTCCTCGAGACGGGTGCGGAAAATGTAACCGCCGAATTGAAAAAACTGGGAATGAAAAAAGCAGATGCCGTTGTTTCTTCATTGCCACTCGCCGTGATCAAAAAAACAATTGTGCGAAGTATCATCCGGCAGGTGAAAGCCCTGCTCGGTAAACACGGGCGTTACGTTCAGTTCCAGTATTCGCTGGCCAGCAACCGTGACATCAAAAAATATTTTTCTTCTGTCGAGCGGAAATTCGAACTGCTCAATATTCCACCGGCCATTATTTATTCCTGCAGGAACTGATCCCATGTGCTGTCTTTCCCTTTTTTCCGGTGTTCCTT is drawn from Bacteroidota bacterium and contains these coding sequences:
- a CDS encoding UDP-glucose/GDP-mannose dehydrogenase family protein, producing the protein MNIAVVGTGYVGLVTGTCLSETGNHVTCVDIDAEKVEKMRDGIIPIYEPHLDLLFERNIKQGRLHFTTHLEEAVAKAKIIFLALPTPPGENGSADLSYVLGVAEHLGKILKEYTVIVDKSTVPVGTAEKVHAAIKKNAKTDFDVVSNPEFLREGFAVDDFMKPDRVVIGTGSDRAKKLMEELYKPYVRQGNPILFMDEKSAELTKYAANAFLATKITFMNEIANLCEKVGANVDMVRIGIGSDDRIGKRFLFPGIGYGGSCFPKDVQALARSASEVKQEMKILNAVMEINEKQKTVIVPKISEYFKHDLKGKKIAMWGLAFKPDTDDIREAPALYIIEELLKAGVSIEAYDPEAMDNVNRILGDRIDYGMDEYAVLEKADALVICTEWGLFRTPDFERMGTLLKNKVIFDGRNLYSPEQMKELGFYYASIGREIVK
- a CDS encoding methyltransferase domain-containing protein, encoding MIRRFKKLRTRGAVAASSPHLIKKMLDEIDFSSTETVVEFGVGDGCFTEEILRRMPKDSKLICFEIDADCCKVVRDKISDERLILLETGAENVTAELKKLGMKKADAVVSSLPLAVIKKTIVRSIIRQVKALLGKHGRYVQFQYSLASNRDIKKYFSSVERKFELLNIPPAIIYSCRN
- a CDS encoding DegT/DnrJ/EryC1/StrS family aminotransferase, whose amino-acid sequence is MVDLFGQYEKIQHEIDNAVLRVIRSSSFINGPEVKAFKTEFEKYLGVKRVIPCANGTDALQIVMMALGLQPGDEVITADFTYVATAEVIALLGLRPVLVDVYPGTFDINVEAIEKAISPKTKAIVPVHLFGQCADMERIMQVAKKNNLFVIEDVAQAIGAEYTFSDGRKQKAGTIGDAGCTSFFPSKNLGCYGDGGAVYTNNEALGEKIRMIANHGQRVQYYHEVIGVNSRLDNIQAAVLRIKLPHLDEYADARKRAAEFYDKAFAGNKFITTPARVKHSDHVFHQYTLQLIGVDRGKLREHLAAKGIPSMVYYPVPLHLQKAFLDPRYREGDFPVTEKLCATVLSLPIHTELSAETQQYIVNSVLEFLPN